In a single window of the Littorina saxatilis isolate snail1 linkage group LG5, US_GU_Lsax_2.0, whole genome shotgun sequence genome:
- the LOC138966265 gene encoding angiotensin-converting enzyme-like isoform X1, whose protein sequence is MFSRVMWSSTQLLVVLWTVAMGVRGEAGSNVNETAAGEFLDMYNTEAQRVFSANAAVSWAFNTNITDENRQKSIQSDLQTDLWRQNMSHQAAVFNTSGFDPDMQRQFYKIKDIGTAALEDVAKLEELNSVLAQMSTIYSTARVCLTKTDCLPLDPDITREFEKSRNEERLRRLWVGWRDESGKKMRQLYTQFVDLSNEAVKTLGYADTGDYWRSKYETETFEQDVASLFEELKPFYTELHAFVRRRLKAQYGDSVFPASGHIPAHLLGNMWAQQWNSVQNLLMPYPDQPILDVTAEMVKQEYTAERIFHVADDFFASLGLTPMPQEFWNGSMLEKPQDGREVVCHASAWDFYNGIDFRVKQCTEVTMEHFSTAHHEMGHIEYFLQYKHQPVVYRGGANAGFHEAVGDVISLSVETPKHLHDIGLLPTLVENNEADTNFLMAMALQKIAFLPFGYLIDQWRWSVFRGQTHPSDYNKAWWKLRCELQGVSPPVARTEDDFDPGAKFHIPNNTPYIRYFVSFVLQFQFHKALCDAAGHTGPLHTCDIFNSTEAGTKLGEMLSMGSSKVWTEPFQALTNQTRMSAQPLMDYFQPLMTFLQKENGQDKGWQPDCPNLDPISSAGQASLHYLLTALLLLVLSSHALTLNWNC, encoded by the exons ATGTTTTCAAggg TCATGTGGTCGTCGACGCAGTTGTTGGTGGTGCTATGGACGGTGGCTATGGGTGTGCGGGGCGAGGCGGGTAGCAACGTCAACGAGACAGCGGCCGGGGAATTCCTGGATATGTACAACACAGAGGCACAGCGTGTCTTCTCCGCCAACGCTGCGGTCAGCTGGGCCTTCAACACAAACATCACGGATGAAAACAGACAGAAGTCG ATCCAGTCGGACCTGCAGACGGACCTGTGGCGGCAGAACATGTCTCACCAGGCCGCGGTCTTCAACACGTCAGGGTTCGACCCCGACATGCAGCGCCAGTTCTACAAGATCAAGGACATCGGCACCGCCGCCCTGGAGGATGTGGCCAAACTCGAGGAG CTGAACAGTGTGCTGGCCCAGATGAGTACCATCTACAGCACGGCCCGCGTGTGTCTCACCAAGACCGACTGTCTGCCCTTGGATCCAG aCATCACCCGCGAGTTTGAAAAGTCACGTAACGAGGAACGGTTGCGCCGCCTGTGGGTGGGTTGGAGAGACGAGTCAGGAAAAAAGATGAGACAACTCTACACACAGTTTGTCGACCTTAGCAACGAAGCCGTGAAAACTCTAG GCTACGCGGACACGGGCGACTACTGGAGGTCGAAGTACGAGACGGAGACGTTCGAGCAGGACGTGGCCAGCCTGTTCGAGGAGCTCAAGCCCTTCTACACGGAGCTGCACGCCTTCGTCAGGAGGCGCCTCAAGGCCCAGTATGGGGACAGCGTCTTCCCGGCGTCTGGTCACATCCCTGCACATCTGCTTG GCAACATGTGGGCCCAGCAGTGGAACTCGGTGCAGAACCTCCTCATGCCCTATCCCGACCAACCCATACTGGACGTCACGGCGGAGATGGTCAAACAG GAATACACAGCCGAGCGAATCTTTCACGTAGCAGACGACTTCTTCGCCTCGCTGGGTCTGACGCCGATGCCACAGGAATTCTGGAACGGTTCGATGCTGGAGAAACCTCAAGATGGCCGCGAGGTCGTTTGCCATGCGTCAGCCTGGGATTTCTACAACGGCATTGACTTCCG CGTCAAGCAGTGCACTGAAGTGACGATGGAACACTTCTCTACGGCTCACCACGAGATGGGGCACATTGAATACTTCCTGCAGTATAAACACCAGCCTGTGGTTTACAGAGGGGGGGCCAACGCAG GGTTTCACGAGGCGGTCGGTgatgtcatctctctctctgtggagACACCTAAACATCTTCACGATATCGGTCTGCTCCCCACACTGGTTGAGAACAATG AGGCGGACACGAACTTCCTGATGGCCATGGCGCTGCAGAAGATCGCCTTCCTGCCCTTTGGCTACCTCATCGACCAGTGGCGCTGGAGTGTCTTCAGGGGCCAGACCCACCCCAGCGACTACAACAAGGCCTGGTGGAAACTCAG GTGCGAGCTGCAAGGAGTGTCCCCACCTGTCGCACGAACAGAGGATGACTTTGACCCTGGGGCCAAGTTCCACATTCCCAACAACACTCCCTACATCAG GTATTTTGTCAGCTTCGTGCTGCAGTTTCAGTTCCACAAGGCGCTGTGTGACGCAGCAGGTCACACGGGACCGCTCCACACATGTGACATCTTCAACTCCACAGAAGCCGGCACGAAACTCGG CGAAATGCTGAGTATGGGATCGTCCAAGGTATGGACAGAACCGTTCCAGGCGCTGACTAATCAGACACGGATGAGCGCACAGCCGCTGATGGACTACTTCCAGCCCCTGATGACCTTCCTGCAGAAGGAGAATGGGCAGGACAAGGGATGGCAGCCGGACTGTCCCAACTTGGACCCCATCAGCTCTGCTGGTCAAGCTTCTCTGCATTATCTACTGACCGCTCTTCTCTTACTTGTGCTCTCTTCTCACGCTCTGACTCTGAACTGGAACTGCTAG
- the LOC138966265 gene encoding angiotensin-converting enzyme-like isoform X3 gives MWSSTQLLVVLWTVAMGVRGEAGSNVNETAAGEFLDMYNTEAQRVFSANAAVSWAFNTNITDENRQKSIQSDLQTDLWRQNMSHQAAVFNTSGFDPDMQRQFYKIKDIGTAALEDVAKLEELNSVLAQMSTIYSTARVCLTKTDCLPLDPDITREFEKSRNEERLRRLWVGWRDESGKKMRQLYTQFVDLSNEAVKTLGYADTGDYWRSKYETETFEQDVASLFEELKPFYTELHAFVRRRLKAQYGDSVFPASGHIPAHLLGNMWAQQWNSVQNLLMPYPDQPILDVTAEMVKQEYTAERIFHVADDFFASLGLTPMPQEFWNGSMLEKPQDGREVVCHASAWDFYNGIDFRVKQCTEVTMEHFSTAHHEMGHIEYFLQYKHQPVVYRGGANAGFHEAVGDVISLSVETPKHLHDIGLLPTLVENNEADTNFLMAMALQKIAFLPFGYLIDQWRWSVFRGQTHPSDYNKAWWKLRCELQGVSPPVARTEDDFDPGAKFHIPNNTPYIRYFVSFVLQFQFHKALCDAAGHTGPLHTCDIFNSTEAGTKLGEMLSMGSSKVWTEPFQALTNQTRMSAQPLMDYFQPLMTFLQKENGQDKGWQPDCPNLDPISSAGQASLHYLLTALLLLVLSSHALTLNWNC, from the exons ATGTGGTCGTCGACGCAGTTGTTGGTGGTGCTATGGACGGTGGCTATGGGTGTGCGGGGCGAGGCGGGTAGCAACGTCAACGAGACAGCGGCCGGGGAATTCCTGGATATGTACAACACAGAGGCACAGCGTGTCTTCTCCGCCAACGCTGCGGTCAGCTGGGCCTTCAACACAAACATCACGGATGAAAACAGACAGAAGTCG ATCCAGTCGGACCTGCAGACGGACCTGTGGCGGCAGAACATGTCTCACCAGGCCGCGGTCTTCAACACGTCAGGGTTCGACCCCGACATGCAGCGCCAGTTCTACAAGATCAAGGACATCGGCACCGCCGCCCTGGAGGATGTGGCCAAACTCGAGGAG CTGAACAGTGTGCTGGCCCAGATGAGTACCATCTACAGCACGGCCCGCGTGTGTCTCACCAAGACCGACTGTCTGCCCTTGGATCCAG aCATCACCCGCGAGTTTGAAAAGTCACGTAACGAGGAACGGTTGCGCCGCCTGTGGGTGGGTTGGAGAGACGAGTCAGGAAAAAAGATGAGACAACTCTACACACAGTTTGTCGACCTTAGCAACGAAGCCGTGAAAACTCTAG GCTACGCGGACACGGGCGACTACTGGAGGTCGAAGTACGAGACGGAGACGTTCGAGCAGGACGTGGCCAGCCTGTTCGAGGAGCTCAAGCCCTTCTACACGGAGCTGCACGCCTTCGTCAGGAGGCGCCTCAAGGCCCAGTATGGGGACAGCGTCTTCCCGGCGTCTGGTCACATCCCTGCACATCTGCTTG GCAACATGTGGGCCCAGCAGTGGAACTCGGTGCAGAACCTCCTCATGCCCTATCCCGACCAACCCATACTGGACGTCACGGCGGAGATGGTCAAACAG GAATACACAGCCGAGCGAATCTTTCACGTAGCAGACGACTTCTTCGCCTCGCTGGGTCTGACGCCGATGCCACAGGAATTCTGGAACGGTTCGATGCTGGAGAAACCTCAAGATGGCCGCGAGGTCGTTTGCCATGCGTCAGCCTGGGATTTCTACAACGGCATTGACTTCCG CGTCAAGCAGTGCACTGAAGTGACGATGGAACACTTCTCTACGGCTCACCACGAGATGGGGCACATTGAATACTTCCTGCAGTATAAACACCAGCCTGTGGTTTACAGAGGGGGGGCCAACGCAG GGTTTCACGAGGCGGTCGGTgatgtcatctctctctctgtggagACACCTAAACATCTTCACGATATCGGTCTGCTCCCCACACTGGTTGAGAACAATG AGGCGGACACGAACTTCCTGATGGCCATGGCGCTGCAGAAGATCGCCTTCCTGCCCTTTGGCTACCTCATCGACCAGTGGCGCTGGAGTGTCTTCAGGGGCCAGACCCACCCCAGCGACTACAACAAGGCCTGGTGGAAACTCAG GTGCGAGCTGCAAGGAGTGTCCCCACCTGTCGCACGAACAGAGGATGACTTTGACCCTGGGGCCAAGTTCCACATTCCCAACAACACTCCCTACATCAG GTATTTTGTCAGCTTCGTGCTGCAGTTTCAGTTCCACAAGGCGCTGTGTGACGCAGCAGGTCACACGGGACCGCTCCACACATGTGACATCTTCAACTCCACAGAAGCCGGCACGAAACTCGG CGAAATGCTGAGTATGGGATCGTCCAAGGTATGGACAGAACCGTTCCAGGCGCTGACTAATCAGACACGGATGAGCGCACAGCCGCTGATGGACTACTTCCAGCCCCTGATGACCTTCCTGCAGAAGGAGAATGGGCAGGACAAGGGATGGCAGCCGGACTGTCCCAACTTGGACCCCATCAGCTCTGCTGGTCAAGCTTCTCTGCATTATCTACTGACCGCTCTTCTCTTACTTGTGCTCTCTTCTCACGCTCTGACTCTGAACTGGAACTGCTAG
- the LOC138966265 gene encoding angiotensin-converting enzyme-like isoform X2 yields the protein MFSRVMWSSTQLLVVLWTVAMGVRGEAGSNVNETAAGEFLDMYNTEAQRVFSANAAVSWAFNTNITDENRQKSIQSDLQTDLWRQNMSHQAAVFNTSGFDPDMQRQFYKIKDIGTAALEDVAKLEELNSVLAQMSTIYSTARVCLTKTDCLPLDPDITREFEKSRNEERLRRLWVGWRDESGKKMRQLYTQFVDLSNEAVKTLGYADTGDYWRSKYETETFEQDVASLFEELKPFYTELHAFVRRRLKAQYGDSVFPASGHIPAHLLGNMWAQQWNSVQNLLMPYPDQPILDVTAEMVKQEYTAERIFHVADDFFASLGLTPMPQEFWNGSMLEKPQDGREVVCHASAWDFYNGIDFRVKQCTEVTMDHFSTAHHEMGHVEYYLQYKHQPVVYRRGANSGFHEAVGDVISLSVETPKHLHDIGLLPTLVENNEADTNFLMAMALQKIAFLPFGYLIDQWRWSVFRGQTHPSDYNKAWWKLRCELQGVSPPVARTEDDFDPGAKFHIPNNTPYIRYFVSFVLQFQFHKALCDAAGHTGPLHTCDIFNSTEAGTKLGEMLSMGSSKVWTEPFQALTNQTRMSAQPLMDYFQPLMTFLQKENGQDKGWQPDCPNLDPISSAGQASLHYLLTALLLLVLSSHALTLNWNC from the exons ATGTTTTCAAggg TCATGTGGTCGTCGACGCAGTTGTTGGTGGTGCTATGGACGGTGGCTATGGGTGTGCGGGGCGAGGCGGGTAGCAACGTCAACGAGACAGCGGCCGGGGAATTCCTGGATATGTACAACACAGAGGCACAGCGTGTCTTCTCCGCCAACGCTGCGGTCAGCTGGGCCTTCAACACAAACATCACGGATGAAAACAGACAGAAGTCG ATCCAGTCGGACCTGCAGACGGACCTGTGGCGGCAGAACATGTCTCACCAGGCCGCGGTCTTCAACACGTCAGGGTTCGACCCCGACATGCAGCGCCAGTTCTACAAGATCAAGGACATCGGCACCGCCGCCCTGGAGGATGTGGCCAAACTCGAGGAG CTGAACAGTGTGCTGGCCCAGATGAGTACCATCTACAGCACGGCCCGCGTGTGTCTCACCAAGACCGACTGTCTGCCCTTGGATCCAG aCATCACCCGCGAGTTTGAAAAGTCACGTAACGAGGAACGGTTGCGCCGCCTGTGGGTGGGTTGGAGAGACGAGTCAGGAAAAAAGATGAGACAACTCTACACACAGTTTGTCGACCTTAGCAACGAAGCCGTGAAAACTCTAG GCTACGCGGACACGGGCGACTACTGGAGGTCGAAGTACGAGACGGAGACGTTCGAGCAGGACGTGGCCAGCCTGTTCGAGGAGCTCAAGCCCTTCTACACGGAGCTGCACGCCTTCGTCAGGAGGCGCCTCAAGGCCCAGTATGGGGACAGCGTCTTCCCGGCGTCTGGTCACATCCCTGCACATCTGCTTG GCAACATGTGGGCCCAGCAGTGGAACTCGGTGCAGAACCTCCTCATGCCCTATCCCGACCAACCCATACTGGACGTCACGGCGGAGATGGTCAAACAG GAATACACAGCCGAGCGAATCTTTCACGTAGCAGACGACTTCTTCGCCTCGCTGGGTCTGACGCCGATGCCACAGGAATTCTGGAACGGTTCGATGCTGGAGAAACCTCAAGATGGCCGCGAGGTCGTTTGCCATGCGTCAGCCTGGGATTTCTACAACGGCATTGACTTCCG CGTGAAACAGTGCACTGAGGTGACCATGGACCACTTTTCCACGGCTCACCACGAGATGGGCCACGTGGAGTACTATCTGCAGTACAAACACCAGCCCGTCGTCTATAGGAGGGGCGCCAACTCAG GGTTTCACGAGGCGGTCGGTgatgtcatctctctctctgtggagACACCTAAACATCTTCACGATATCGGTCTGCTCCCCACACTGGTTGAGAACAATG AGGCGGACACGAACTTCCTGATGGCCATGGCGCTGCAGAAGATCGCCTTCCTGCCCTTTGGCTACCTCATCGACCAGTGGCGCTGGAGTGTCTTCAGGGGCCAGACCCACCCCAGCGACTACAACAAGGCCTGGTGGAAACTCAG GTGCGAGCTGCAAGGAGTGTCCCCACCTGTCGCACGAACAGAGGATGACTTTGACCCTGGGGCCAAGTTCCACATTCCCAACAACACTCCCTACATCAG GTATTTTGTCAGCTTCGTGCTGCAGTTTCAGTTCCACAAGGCGCTGTGTGACGCAGCAGGTCACACGGGACCGCTCCACACATGTGACATCTTCAACTCCACAGAAGCCGGCACGAAACTCGG CGAAATGCTGAGTATGGGATCGTCCAAGGTATGGACAGAACCGTTCCAGGCGCTGACTAATCAGACACGGATGAGCGCACAGCCGCTGATGGACTACTTCCAGCCCCTGATGACCTTCCTGCAGAAGGAGAATGGGCAGGACAAGGGATGGCAGCCGGACTGTCCCAACTTGGACCCCATCAGCTCTGCTGGTCAAGCTTCTCTGCATTATCTACTGACCGCTCTTCTCTTACTTGTGCTCTCTTCTCACGCTCTGACTCTGAACTGGAACTGCTAG